The Allorhodopirellula heiligendammensis genome includes a window with the following:
- a CDS encoding C1 family peptidase, with translation MLTLACLSVFPTGMVFGQGVQLTPPDQYQSIPTHGVSVARDSVPVDHHLPRSTMDLDGRVESSVEGRIDFSLAPSMRSLAPGMDPQWGTDADITLPRRFDLTDYLPTPGKQTQNDCVAWTIAYAAYSCQIAQERRRKPTEPSDQFSPGFIFDQLSESGRSLHMLQAIQFVKQNGCATFATMPLAHTRVSQVARIEAKNYRMQRNERAASLEEIKTYIYEGYPVVLIVRMGGDFRSDAVLEAPYRWRGESDPRPDYHAITAVGFDETRKSLLIMNSWGTQWKDNGFCWASYSNFERIDSQSWCVESHVIGVKRFAPLNVSMSAGGNRRPGFGAPSGFQRRTFQLASNRQIYEADTVISPDHWVFDDIACNHRNLFALGRDQTVYRMNDEPAGRPSWTHLNHGSMSNKKVAMMVGDRTSDLWVLTTDHELFRYEDGDWVPVVLSSSQTEPVDLRSVGTEIHATTADGRVFTQRGSGHWSLID, from the coding sequence ATGCTGACCCTCGCATGTCTGAGCGTTTTCCCCACCGGTATGGTGTTCGGCCAAGGTGTTCAGCTGACGCCTCCCGACCAGTATCAAAGCATTCCGACGCACGGCGTCAGCGTCGCACGCGACTCGGTACCCGTCGACCATCATCTTCCTCGTTCGACGATGGACCTCGATGGTCGGGTAGAGAGTAGCGTTGAGGGACGTATCGACTTCAGTCTCGCGCCGAGCATGCGCAGTCTCGCACCGGGCATGGATCCTCAATGGGGCACCGACGCGGACATCACCTTGCCGCGTCGCTTTGACTTAACGGACTATCTTCCGACCCCCGGAAAGCAGACTCAAAATGACTGCGTTGCTTGGACGATCGCATATGCCGCCTATTCGTGCCAGATTGCTCAGGAGCGTCGCCGAAAACCGACGGAGCCTAGCGATCAATTCAGTCCAGGTTTCATCTTCGACCAATTGAGTGAGAGCGGCAGATCGCTTCACATGTTGCAAGCCATTCAATTCGTCAAGCAGAACGGATGCGCGACCTTTGCAACGATGCCGTTGGCGCACACACGGGTAAGTCAAGTCGCACGTATTGAAGCGAAAAACTACCGCATGCAGCGTAACGAAAGAGCAGCAAGTCTAGAAGAGATCAAAACATATATCTACGAAGGCTATCCAGTCGTCTTGATCGTACGGATGGGAGGTGATTTTCGATCCGATGCAGTACTCGAAGCACCCTACCGTTGGCGAGGTGAAAGTGACCCAAGGCCCGATTACCATGCAATCACGGCAGTCGGTTTCGACGAGACGCGGAAATCACTCTTAATCATGAATTCCTGGGGCACGCAGTGGAAAGACAACGGATTTTGTTGGGCTTCGTATAGCAACTTTGAACGTATTGATTCTCAAAGTTGGTGTGTTGAGTCACACGTCATCGGTGTCAAACGCTTCGCACCATTGAACGTTTCGATGTCAGCGGGAGGGAACAGAAGACCAGGATTCGGGGCACCGAGCGGATTCCAGCGACGTACTTTTCAACTGGCGTCCAATCGCCAGATTTACGAAGCCGACACCGTGATCTCACCCGATCATTGGGTGTTCGACGATATCGCCTGCAACCACCGCAATCTGTTCGCGCTTGGTCGTGATCAAACCGTCTATCGAATGAATGATGAACCCGCCGGTAGGCCCAGTTGGACCCATCTCAATCATGGTTCGATGTCAAACAAGAAGGTCGCGATGATGGTCGGTGACCGTACTTCCGATCTGTGGGTGCTCACCACGGATCATGAGCTATTTCGTTACGAAGATGGCGACTGGGTACCGGTAGTACTCTCGTCATCTCAAACCGAGCCAGTGGATCTGCGATCCGTTGGGACGGAAATTCATGCGACCACGGCAGACGGCAGAGTGTTTACCCAGCGGGGCTCAGGGCATTGGTCGCTTATTGATTGA
- a CDS encoding glycosyltransferase — MSQSTPTIDVVVLTRDNNTPSEIVMASLRRQRGVHVRYHSVVGTPLNDDIHRVVTIARARNEGVARTSGDWVMFLDDDVELAPDCMARLHHGLVTRRDYAALAADYLGDRSCHGSSPHVGMGATLFRRSTLLRTPFRWEVHKCECLCCCQDIRRAGSRIEYLPDAKARHLAKPAEREPCQPVVDTAKHSDETANAKILVAFNRRDVQRFRDVFLRMLRASGNKQEVIAVGYGLYPSERRLLSSCRRVRVINRASNGQMPPVRRLTEFAAVTKTLHPKLPVAYWDASDVVIQDRLDPLWGMTQEHPNKIFAVREPMGYPGNAAIVGWTHSIEHPAMRQRAFELFSKHPFLNSGFSAGTAGAMHRYFIEAARLRNSAELRGTTDWGDQAAFNLYCHSDPQRWKEISERWNYCVHDRPVGEVQVQPDGRITCRSGTPIVAAHGNARSLTKLAIVH; from the coding sequence TTGAGTCAAAGCACACCTACCATCGATGTCGTCGTCCTTACGCGGGACAACAACACGCCGTCAGAAATAGTCATGGCGTCACTCCGCCGGCAGCGAGGCGTGCACGTCCGCTATCACAGCGTCGTCGGCACACCGCTGAATGATGACATTCACCGCGTCGTGACCATTGCCCGAGCGCGGAACGAGGGTGTCGCGAGAACCTCGGGTGACTGGGTGATGTTTCTCGATGATGATGTCGAATTGGCCCCAGATTGCATGGCGCGGCTGCACCATGGCCTCGTAACGCGGCGTGACTACGCCGCATTGGCCGCCGACTATCTCGGCGATCGCTCGTGTCATGGGTCGTCACCGCACGTTGGGATGGGGGCGACCTTGTTTCGACGCTCGACGCTTCTGCGAACACCGTTTCGCTGGGAAGTCCACAAGTGCGAGTGCCTATGTTGTTGCCAAGACATCCGCCGGGCGGGATCACGCATCGAATACCTACCCGACGCCAAGGCGCGGCACTTGGCTAAACCGGCCGAGCGGGAGCCATGCCAGCCCGTCGTTGATACTGCGAAACACAGCGACGAAACGGCGAACGCAAAGATTCTTGTCGCGTTCAATCGACGTGATGTCCAGCGATTTCGTGACGTATTTTTGCGTATGCTGAGAGCGTCGGGAAACAAGCAAGAGGTGATCGCTGTCGGCTATGGTCTATATCCTAGCGAGCGGCGGCTATTGTCCTCCTGCCGCCGAGTGCGTGTGATCAATCGAGCCAGCAATGGCCAAATGCCTCCCGTGCGACGATTGACCGAGTTTGCTGCGGTCACCAAGACACTGCATCCCAAGCTGCCCGTCGCCTACTGGGATGCGAGTGACGTGGTAATCCAGGATCGCCTCGATCCCCTGTGGGGCATGACACAAGAGCATCCCAATAAGATTTTCGCCGTGCGAGAGCCGATGGGTTATCCGGGCAACGCTGCGATTGTTGGTTGGACCCATTCGATCGAGCACCCGGCCATGCGGCAGCGCGCCTTCGAGTTATTTTCGAAGCACCCGTTCCTCAATAGCGGCTTCAGCGCCGGTACCGCCGGAGCAATGCACCGATACTTTATCGAAGCCGCCCGGCTGCGCAACTCTGCCGAACTGCGAGGCACTACCGACTGGGGCGACCAGGCTGCGTTCAATTTGTATTGCCACAGCGACCCACAGCGATGGAAAGAGATCTCCGAACGTTGGAACTACTGCGTTCACGACCGGCCGGTCGGCGAAGTCCAAGTACAACCCGACGGTCGGATAACCTGCCGCAGCGGCACCCCGATCGTTGCTGCCCACGGAAACGCTCGCTCGCTGACAAAACTGGCTATCGTTCATTAG
- a CDS encoding beta-1,4-galactosyltransferase, with the protein MKNINRDTRAVVISTRDDRARERLRRIETHLALAGFRNVEVMQARTPERDHFQEHGLPDVLQGRWRTDLRHMWGSAACGLSHLDLMKLDASQLPIIVFEDDATIHPQFFRYLAPIDFPEDVAWDICHLSYHNENLGSAKHPSGVLNRHLVRCAPDETPSTYSYILNQPVFDRMTPLTEDIDFQLARETERIHSFVIEHTPPLTMPDFNLPSVRNDLDDLYWQENNRS; encoded by the coding sequence ATGAAGAATATCAACAGAGACACCCGCGCGGTCGTGATCAGCACACGCGACGACCGAGCCCGCGAACGCTTGCGGCGTATCGAAACTCATCTCGCCCTCGCGGGATTTCGCAACGTCGAGGTCATGCAAGCTCGCACGCCCGAGCGAGATCACTTTCAAGAGCACGGGTTGCCCGATGTGTTGCAAGGTCGATGGCGAACCGACTTGAGACATATGTGGGGATCGGCAGCCTGCGGTCTCTCTCACCTCGATTTGATGAAACTCGATGCGTCGCAGCTTCCAATTATCGTGTTTGAGGACGACGCCACGATCCACCCTCAGTTCTTTCGGTACCTAGCCCCAATCGATTTTCCCGAGGACGTTGCCTGGGATATCTGTCATCTGTCGTATCACAATGAAAACCTGGGCAGTGCCAAGCATCCCTCCGGCGTGCTCAACCGGCATCTCGTGCGTTGTGCCCCCGACGAGACCCCCTCAACCTACAGCTACATTTTGAACCAACCGGTCTTTGACCGGATGACTCCACTCACAGAGGACATTGACTTTCAGCTCGCGCGAGAAACCGAACGCATCCACAGCTTTGTCATTGAACATACCCCGCCACTGACCATGCCCGACTTCAATCTGCCCAGTGTGCGGAACGACCTCGACGACCTCTATTGGCAAGAGAACAACCGGAGCTGA
- a CDS encoding ammonium transporter, whose amino-acid sequence MLSISSSWAQDSALDSPTTELVGDIPQSTAESVRDQPEETSQVAGDELTLGGLKREVDAAALAGHNAWMLVSCALVLFMTAPGLAMFYGGLVRRKNVLSVMMQCIFLMGLMTVIWATYGYSLAFGGSGGYIGNFDYLFMNGVQRSWDEAAGAAMTPMEGGIPRMTHMLFQGMFFIITPALICGAFAERMKFSAMVIFSILWGTFIYCPLCHWVWDGGPLAYGEGSIAGGALDFAGGTVVHVSSGISALIAALLIGPRMGYPSEPLQPHNLSYTVLGAAMLWVGWFGFNAGSGLLSDEMSSSAFMVTHFSAAAGAVAWAVAEWVWLGKPTVLGASSGAVAGLVCITPAAGFVQAMPALLMGAAAGVTCFYSCSRLKHMFGYDDALDAFGVHGVGGTLGAVLTGVFATRATVDVSAGVPIGLIESGGNMSLLIGQVVAVVITYVFAGIGSLILLKLIDIIVGLRVPAESEQRGLDITDHGEEGYQFA is encoded by the coding sequence ATGCTGTCGATTTCATCGAGTTGGGCGCAAGATTCTGCACTTGACTCGCCAACGACGGAGTTAGTGGGGGATATACCGCAATCGACGGCTGAAAGCGTCCGCGATCAGCCAGAGGAAACGTCCCAAGTGGCGGGCGATGAACTCACGCTAGGGGGGCTCAAACGGGAGGTCGATGCAGCGGCATTAGCTGGACATAACGCCTGGATGCTGGTGTCTTGTGCGCTCGTGCTATTCATGACAGCGCCTGGCCTCGCAATGTTTTACGGTGGGTTGGTGCGTCGCAAAAACGTACTCAGCGTGATGATGCAGTGCATTTTTCTGATGGGCCTCATGACGGTGATTTGGGCGACTTACGGTTATTCGTTGGCCTTTGGAGGCAGCGGTGGTTATATCGGCAATTTCGATTACTTGTTCATGAACGGGGTCCAACGGAGCTGGGATGAGGCTGCCGGGGCTGCCATGACGCCGATGGAAGGCGGCATCCCACGCATGACGCACATGTTGTTTCAAGGCATGTTCTTCATCATCACACCTGCGTTGATCTGTGGCGCGTTTGCTGAGCGAATGAAATTCAGCGCAATGGTGATCTTTTCGATTCTGTGGGGCACGTTCATTTATTGTCCTCTGTGCCATTGGGTCTGGGACGGCGGCCCACTGGCTTATGGTGAGGGGAGTATTGCCGGAGGAGCCTTGGATTTTGCTGGCGGCACCGTGGTTCATGTCAGCAGTGGGATTTCGGCGTTGATCGCAGCGTTGTTGATTGGGCCACGCATGGGGTACCCCAGCGAGCCGCTGCAACCACATAATTTATCCTACACGGTGCTTGGCGCGGCAATGTTGTGGGTGGGTTGGTTTGGTTTCAACGCGGGTAGCGGTCTGCTGTCCGATGAAATGTCCAGTAGCGCGTTCATGGTGACGCACTTTTCTGCCGCTGCGGGAGCAGTTGCTTGGGCGGTCGCCGAATGGGTTTGGCTCGGTAAACCGACTGTGCTCGGCGCCAGTAGCGGTGCGGTAGCAGGTTTGGTTTGTATCACCCCAGCGGCCGGCTTCGTACAGGCGATGCCAGCTTTGTTAATGGGTGCCGCCGCCGGCGTCACCTGTTTCTATTCGTGTTCCCGACTCAAGCATATGTTCGGATACGATGACGCGTTGGACGCGTTTGGGGTGCATGGTGTCGGTGGCACGCTTGGGGCGGTCCTGACCGGCGTGTTCGCCACACGGGCAACCGTTGACGTCAGTGCTGGTGTTCCCATCGGCCTGATCGAGTCCGGTGGCAACATGAGTTTGTTGATCGGTCAGGTTGTTGCGGTGGTGATCACCTACGTATTCGCGGGCATCGGCAGCCTAATTTTGCTCAAACTGATTGACATCATCGTGGGGCTGCGTGTGCCTGCCGAGAGTGAGCAACGCGGACTCGACATCACCGATCACGGTGAAGAAGGTTACCAGTTCGCGTAA